The following are encoded together in the Adhaeribacter arboris genome:
- a CDS encoding DUF3822 family protein: protein MTTIRQNYQLQTQLIDESFAVSNADVYNLYIAASKHTFRFGIEDTIRHKFVALEDYVLANVFTPIQLVQQLRTLLTDHAFYSTVRWHQVRVAVKNQKFTFLPGMLYDAKEAATYLQLHAELDENDDQVLAYRHQGTDMVNVFAMEHYFESLLIELFHAGKIQIRHQTSVLIESLLHLTERSPQLKMYAYLEQNYLTLILLKDGNLEFCNVFYYLSPEDFIYFVIFVMQEHKLNPDQDPLLIWGDILHDSDLFDILRKYVRHVHLGKRPSGLSYSYKFEEQFEHRYLELFSLHFCE from the coding sequence TTGACTACTATCCGCCAAAATTACCAACTCCAAACGCAACTAATCGATGAATCCTTCGCTGTTAGCAATGCGGATGTTTATAATTTATACATTGCCGCCAGCAAACATACTTTTCGGTTCGGCATCGAAGATACTATTCGACATAAATTTGTTGCCCTCGAAGATTATGTTTTAGCCAACGTATTCACTCCCATTCAGTTGGTGCAGCAATTGCGTACCCTGCTTACCGATCATGCTTTTTATAGTACGGTTAGATGGCACCAGGTACGAGTGGCCGTAAAGAATCAGAAGTTTACTTTTTTACCCGGTATGCTTTACGATGCTAAAGAAGCTGCTACTTATTTACAATTACACGCCGAATTAGATGAAAATGACGACCAGGTTTTAGCCTACCGTCACCAAGGTACCGACATGGTAAATGTTTTTGCCATGGAACATTACTTTGAATCTTTACTCATTGAGTTGTTTCATGCGGGAAAAATACAAATTCGGCATCAAACCAGCGTTTTAATTGAATCCTTACTGCATCTGACCGAACGCAGTCCGCAATTAAAAATGTACGCTTACTTAGAACAGAATTACCTCACGCTTATTTTACTGAAAGATGGTAACCTGGAATTTTGTAATGTATTTTACTACTTAAGCCCGGAGGATTTTATCTATTTTGTAATTTTTGTAATGCAGGAGCATAAACTTAACCCTGATCAGGATCCTTTGCTGATTTGGGGAGATATTCTGCACGATTCTGATTTATTTGATATCTTAAGAAAGTACGTACGGCACGTGCACCTGGGTAAAAGACCTTCCGGATTATCTTACAGTTATAAATTTGAAGAGCAATTTGAACACCGCTACTTAGAATTATTTAGTTTGCATTTTTGTGAGTAG
- a CDS encoding NUDIX domain-containing protein, with protein MATSVSEPHYSGKLRVRVSGICLHQNKILLIRHQPFAQNTTGLWSPPGGGLHYGESMRNALIREFKEETGLDVRVDNFLFINEFISLPLHALEVFFKVTITGGSLSTGRDPELGLENQLIVETTFKTLPEVQQIPLNQLHQTLHHLQQLEDLLYIPNQTNVS; from the coding sequence ATGGCAACTTCAGTTTCGGAACCGCATTATTCCGGTAAGTTACGCGTTCGGGTTAGCGGTATTTGCCTGCATCAAAATAAAATTTTGCTTATCCGGCATCAGCCTTTTGCGCAAAATACGACGGGTTTGTGGTCGCCGCCGGGAGGAGGTTTGCACTACGGCGAATCAATGCGTAATGCTTTAATCCGGGAATTTAAAGAGGAAACCGGTTTAGATGTAAGAGTCGATAATTTCTTGTTTATCAATGAATTTATTTCTTTACCGTTGCACGCGCTGGAAGTCTTTTTTAAAGTTACTATTACCGGTGGAAGTTTAAGTACAGGTCGTGATCCGGAATTGGGATTGGAAAATCAATTAATCGTAGAAACCACTTTTAAAACTTTGCCGGAAGTTCAGCAAATACCTCTTAACCAACTACACCAAACTTTGCACCATTTACAACAACTGGAGGATTTGCTGTATATTCCCAATCAAACCAATGTTTCGTAA
- a CDS encoding PaaI family thioesterase, producing the protein MIKTLNPNFQNTINERLRNQNFMALVGFEITKIAEGLVEGELLLTSKHQQHRGFVHGGVTATLADITAGLAAVSLVPADHHVVTADLKISYLNPGVGEKLFARGWVLKQGRKLNFCEAEVFCHDYNKPAVLIAKASAIMVTITPDELEINSEKLEIKS; encoded by the coding sequence ATGATAAAAACCTTGAATCCTAATTTTCAAAATACCATAAACGAGAGGTTGCGAAACCAAAACTTCATGGCTTTAGTTGGTTTTGAAATCACTAAAATTGCGGAAGGTTTAGTGGAAGGCGAACTGCTCTTAACATCCAAACATCAGCAACATAGAGGCTTTGTGCATGGCGGTGTAACAGCTACCCTGGCCGATATTACGGCCGGTTTAGCCGCTGTGAGCCTGGTTCCCGCCGATCATCACGTAGTTACGGCCGATTTAAAAATTTCTTATCTAAACCCCGGCGTGGGCGAGAAACTATTTGCCCGAGGCTGGGTGTTAAAACAAGGCCGCAAACTAAATTTCTGCGAAGCGGAAGTATTCTGCCATGATTATAATAAGCCCGCCGTTTTAATAGCGAAAGCCTCGGCTATTATGGTCACTATTACTCCAGATGAATTGGAAATTAATTCAGAGAAATTAGAAATTAAAAGTTAG